The stretch of DNA AATAAACCAGTGTGTTTACAATTATAatagtagataaaaaaaataatatgataacaaatACTAGTTTGCAACATCAAGCAGCATAAAGGACTGTTTTTGTACAACTAAAATAACTTGAAGCAGAATTCACTGAAACCTGCCATGTTCGAGTTACAAATGGCCGCCTTTACAATTAAAGTCAATGGGCCTACAGAACTACATATTACGTCAATGATTTTGTTCACTTATATTGCTAATATCAGGGTGTAATGATAACTTGTGGTTTTTGCATATTTACATGACTCTCTTGGATGCGGCAACTGACAATACTGTATATCCATTTACAATATATTTGCACTGTGTTGCCCGTAACATCCTTACAGCCAGTTCATACTGTTGCATTCATAAAACGTTGCATCTTCCACGTGCAAGTAAGCCTTCTTTGCTTTGACCAGTTAATATTAAGGATTGTGATGCTGTCTCAAGTCCCTTACACTCTATAGAAGATGTGTGGCTGTGTGTCAGACCGAATCATGAATTCAGGGGCTGAGGTTTGTTGAACATGTCTGTGTACTGGAGAGTGCGTCATACTTTGCTGTGTGAGTCATCAGATATATTGTTAGGTTTGGGGAAGAGACGGCCCCTGCTCTCCATCCAATCAGAGTTCAGGATGAGCCAAAACAAGGCCTTGGGTTAGTACTCACACTCATATGTGTCTCtcagcatgtgtttgtgtgtgacagaTCCACTGCCCGCTGATCACACATCTCACATCCTGCCACTCGGTGAGGATCTGCCAGCCAGCCGCCCAAGGACTGGAATCTGTTTGCCCAGTATGCCAGTGTTGACATGATAACTTATGATTTGATACGGATAAAGTCAGGAACCTGCAGAAATAAAGTGGAGCCCCTGTGTTTGTGGATTAAACAGTTATCACTAGGTAAGCAAACCATTGAGTCTCACCGTGGAAATGTAACGAGCCTCTCTCTGTAAACTATAACATGTGGAGACAGTGAGTAGGAATCACAAACCTTGTTCTAACACAGCAGCAACAAACCTATCCATAACAATACAAACGTTTAACACATTATGATCTACAAAAGTTTCCATGTGTGCTGGTTTTCCTGAGACACATCCAGCAAAAATGCACTGAAACCTGAGGATGAGGCAAAGCAAGGCTCTGGCAGTTTCTGTAAACAAACCTTTGATGCATGATGGATGACTAATATTGTGACATCACTACAATAATTGTCTTTATtacgtaaaaaaaaatagcacaaaGTATTATTTTTCTAAACTAATCTCTGAAAGATTTAATCAAACTAAAGGTCTTGAATGATTAAACTCTCATGAATTAACACTGTTTATCATTGTAACCAATTGATATTGAACACCTGCATTAAAATCATGCAAATTTACTGTACATCTCTTCACTACTATGGGCCAGTTTCAATACCCACACTTGCTCTCTTGGCCACTACAAAGTGGACACAAGTCTGTCCCAGGTCTGAATAATGCCAAAGCTCAGTGGCTTTAATTTTCACTATATATCTAGGCTAAGCATATCCCATCATTCTTTATGTTTAGCAATTGAAAGATTTTGAGGAAAacttttcattatatatttttcattgagtaATCAAAAGTTTTACAAAGATTTGGGGTCTTCAAATACAAGTGATACGTCATGTAAGTAGAGAAGTAGTCAAATGCAAAGACAGGTGTTGGTATTGAGACGTGTAGGTGCTCCCATTGCATTTGCAAGTAGAAgtccgccacctagtggtgaaaagtaattatggtaacactttttATTAAGCCTGTTGCCTAATGGCTATGCAAAGATATTTCTAATGCATTATTGGtatctgatttattttaaattatatgtaatataatatttaccTGTTTATTGTAATAGTATTATAAcatgaaattataattatttagaagAAAATTCAACTGATTAGAAGGTGTATTATAAGACATTACAGATTAATTGcttttttatgcattatatagCCTAACTTCAAAGAAAATGTTACTTCAAACACTTCTGACAGCAGAGATCCCAAAATTGTCAGAAACGAAACCCAGACTTTCTTTAGATTTCAGTGTTTTATCAGGTGTGCACATTAAACAGTGCATTTACAGGCATGAAAATTATTATAGAACGAGctaacaaaattacatatttagcaCTTCAACAAAATTACTGTGTGCGTCTCTGTCACAGGATATTCATTTAGTCCTTATAAAGTGATCGGAGGTTCATTAGTCCAGTGATTATCAACGTGTCTCACTTTAAATCACACACACTTTGTAGAGAAGGAAGAcctatcaacaacaacaacaaaaaaaaaactttcaaatgaaCCTAAATTACATACATATGACCTTGTTGGCATCACATGCATTGAGACGATTGAAGGAAATGCAACATGTGCTGTTTTCAAAATGGCACAAGTTCACAGGTCAAACTGCTACATtacatctcctcctcctcctcctcatcctcctctggCAGGATTCCAGGACAGGGTTCCATGGTTACAGCAACACCCATTCCACTGCGCCCAACAGGCATATCTGTTACATACGTCCATACATTACTGCCTGGACAGTAGCACTCCACACTAGACAAGAAACCCCCTTGATTGAATCCACCTGAAatggaataatatttatatttatgcatttagcagaaacttTTATTCAAACCAACTTCCATTGCCTTCAAGGTATCAGTTCATGCATCCAGCTCACCTAACGCATAAATCTTGCATTGGTAGACTGTGACTCCATGTGCACTGCGGCAGTGGTTCATAGAGGCCATGGGTTCCCACACGTCTCGAGTGACGTTATATCTCTCCATCGTTTTGAGCTGGGTTTGACCATCATAGCCACCAACTGCATAGAGGTAGTTATCCATACACACCACTCCTACAAACAGAACAACACCAGACAGCTTAGTGCATATCAACTAGTGATTATTTCATTAATACAAACAATCTGGagtattttcttttctcttaGTACATTCCGGTATGGAGCTCCCTGCCATACAATTAAAGTGAACGGTGACTGAGAATGTCAACAATTCCAAAGCAGTATTTTCATTGTGTTTCAAACACACAGAGCTACCATATAGCTTCAGAAAACTTGGAATACACACTAGTGGTCAaacaaagtctcttatgctcaccaaggaaacatttatttaatcaaaaaatgcAGTAATGTGAAACATTACATATAAGCATTTCtgtttttgatacatttaaaaatgtaatttatttattttaggggaAAGctaaaatttcagcatcattactccagtcttcagtgtcaactcatgcttatatgctgatttggtgctaaagaaacatttctgattattatcaatgctgtaaAACCTtcttgctgtttaatatttttgtgaaaaatgtcattcaaatgtttgtggaaagtaagatttaaagaaataataaaatagattttttttaggctgcattaaattTATGTGATCTgacagcaaatacatttataatgtcacaaaatatttagatttcaaataaatggtggtcAAATATTAAGCACTTAAATCCATTTTCAACATTCGTAATAATTTAATCCATTTGAGTCCCAATAATAACTGACCACTAAAATAAGTAGAACATTCCAAAAATCTTACTTATTtgaaacttttgactggtagtcaATGTATGCACTACTTTTAAGATTCTTATTTTTGAGCTGGACAGCTCCTGGTCCCATCTATGTTCATTGTGTGGAATAATCAGTGCGAACATTCTTTAAAACTTAACCTGTTTTATTAAATGGAAGAAGAAGGAACTGTTTTGGAATAATATAAGGGTTTATAAATGACGGCAGAAATTTAATTCCTGTATCAAATGCACAATGCACAGCCGCTGAACCCTGAACGTCGTTATGTTGACTGCACAGCTAATTCTTCAGCTCTTCTGATATGAATCATTGACTGACTATGCCACTGTTTTATCAATTACAGCTTATTGTGTTAGCTGCAGGGTCAAGCAGCTCTGGGAAGCAGGTTTTCCTGGAAGTGCTGTCATCATCATGGACATTTTTACAAATAGTTTCCAGCAACTTTTTTATTGATTAACTCAAGAATAAAAAATACTTGCATTTTTGTTTCCTTAGaaagttttatgttatttaaattatatttgattcacatttatttcacttatttatctagcggttacttatttacagtgacttacaaatgagaaatataaaaagtgattcaTCTTTTGAAGGTAATAACAGAAGAAGTGCTGACAATACAAAGGTTCAATCATTGTCTGGAACAGTACAGTATTATGTTTCAACTTTAATGGTGTTTTATGTTGTTGCAGGTTGTAACAACATGCTGTAAAATGCCAGTTGATTAGATATGATGTGgccttttgttcttttattttcatattgttcCCTTTAGTCACTTTTATTTAATCGCACTATTCACGCGGTACATCATATGCAGTTAACATGTCAAGTAAAAGAAAACCGTTCCAACTCATTAGTTTGATAAATGGAGCAGTTTATTTACCGAGACCACTCCGAACTGTGTTCATAGGTGCCACGTGCTGCCAGGTGTTCGTGTCTGGTTGATAGCGCTCAACCGTGTTCCATCGGTTGTCCCCGTCGAATCCTCCAACCACATACAGACTTCCCCCGCACGCGATGACACCGGCCCCCAGCCGCGCCACTGACATCGGGGCCACAAATGTCCAGCGGTTTGTCTCTGAGTCATACCTGAGAAGACAATAAGCATGAAATCCTTACAAACCAGTTAAGATATTGTCGTCAAGGAATATGATTTCCTAGAAATACCAACGAGGAAGTCAAAACAAAAAAGATTTCAATCATTCTTAATGTCTCAGGCTCATATCTTCAAGAATTTGTTTTCCTAACAATGATATCTAGTGCCAAATACCATTCATAACTGCAAGCAATTCCCATGAGTGGATATATGACCcaacaaaatgtcacaaaaaaaaaacagccttcagCTAGAAGAGGTTGCATTTAACCGGCCAACAATACAATATCTCCATTTAAAAGCTTGAGTTTCTCTCTTCTGAGTCTTGAATTTCACTCATCTTTGAAATCGTAGATGATCTATCGACATTCATTGTTTGGAATTTGCGTTTTACTCGAGTTTCTAAATAGAATACACGTTCTGTCTCTCCCTGCATTCCTGGACAGATTAACGGTCGGTTTGAGCTGCTCACTCAGTCATAAATAATCCTCAATAGGATTCACATGGCTCTGTTATAAATCTGAACTTGTGCTCGTCTACTAAAAGCTTTTCAAAAACTCCACAAATCCACagctaaaataagaaataaaagagaGTTAATGTGGTTTATGCCACTAACATTAGAATTTTAATAcatgaaaacaattttttttttgtaatttgctgcAGTCATTTAGACATCCCCCCCCCAAGACTAATTAAAGATAATTAGCTCATTTCTCATCATTAGCAAGACTATTAATGTAATAAGGTCACAGTAGTTTGCTTCTTTATGTAAATGCTATGTTCCATAACCATTTCATGGTAAATATAGCAACCCAATACAATAGATTCCCTCCTTTCAATTGTGATATGTCATGCAGTATATGAATATGACATTCACATGTCACTTACGTTTTGAGTTACTGATGAAAGTTCAAGAAAGGTCTTCTTCCCTGATCTGTCACTGTGCTTACTGTCTAATAAGTATAAAATATTCATATCATATTCATACCACTTATTGTGGAGAAATGTGTTTCTTCTGAAATGCCTAACCTGACTCTGTGCCGCGGAATGTACGTTATGAAACAGATTTGCCTGGAGCTTGTTAGTTTTTGGAAAAGAACCGAGCAAAATGATCTCTACACCCTGATGGAAAGCgcttttttttcaaatcaaaacaCTTCCTGTAACCGATGAGGGATGTATCACAAGCGTAGCGTGTAACACAACTCTTCtgctaatatttcattttttatctcGTACAAAACGGACAGGTGTGCGACGCAGTCTTCAGTGTAATACAAAATCCTTCAACCAAGTTTTAATCTTTCACTCTGCACTGTGCTAATGCTTTGATTCTGTAGCATACGAATAATAGAAAGGAAATAGAATATAAAGGGGAAAAACCCTACATCGTAAAAGAGACAACACAAAACCTTTTCGAGTTCTCTTCCTGTCTCAGCCTCACCTCTCAACGCTGTTGTGATGTGTAGAGGCATGTGAACCCCCTACGGCATAAATGCTGCCGTCAATGACCCCGACACCCACTCGGTTTCTGGGCGTGTTGAGCGGAGCCAGCTGGGTCCACTGGTTAGTCATGGGGTTATAGCAGGACAAAGATCCAGACTCCATGTTGTTCTGCAGAGAGAGATTTCGTCCCCCGACCGTATAAAGGAGCCCGAACAACACGCACGCCCCGAGCCCGCTACAAGGAGATCCCATGTCAGCTAATTTTATCCAGACATTCTTCCGTGGGTCGAAGGCTTCCAGAGAGTCCAGAGAGTGTTGCTTGTACCCTCCTGCTATGTAGATGAGCTGCGTCCCACGATGAGGAGCGGGCGGCAGGGGTTTTCGAAGAGCCATCTCCTGGAAGATCTTGGACAAGAAGTCCTTGCAAGAGTTGGCCTTGCTGAGGATGGGACAGGACTGCAGTTGTCTTTTGAGGAATGTGGGTGGCAGGGCGTAGATGTGGACTGCGTTGAGTAGGGCATGGAAGTACTGCGCTCGGCTTTCCGCATCCCAGCGAACCCAGTCGATGCAGGCCTTATAGACCTCGGACTCACAGAGCACCTTTAGACTGTCCTGACTAATCAGCTCCAGCAGCTGGCAGTGGGACAAACTGAAGAACTCTTCCTCTTTGGTTACCTGTGacaaggaaaaatatatatacatgcatatatggaCATATGAGTTCAAGTCGGTCATGCAGATTCACCTTTTGACAAACagaaataaattttggtttgaaagTGGCTTCTGTGTGAACATGCTTTATGCTTTAATGCTACATAATTGGTGATAGCTAATCATTAAGAGCTCTTGTTTTGGCATAACTGACACCAAGTTATGGGTTCCCTTTCTTCATTTTTAGCTACCAAAGCCTTTTTTAATGGCAAATACaggatggtaaaaaaaaaaaaaaaaaaatgttttcagtcttgCAGGACGGAAGACAAGCAATGAACTTACTTCTACAAAGTACTTACTTTAACAATGGACCCTTTTAACATTTCAGGGTTTCTCAGAAGCACAGGTCATCATAGTGGtgaaatgtgtatgtatatatatatatatatatatatatatatatatatatatatatatatatatatatatatatacacacacagtacaaaCCAAAGGTTTATtaaacagaagaaacttctttcaaaaacattaaaaatagtaatgtttccaaacctttggtttgtactgtgtgtgtatatatatatatatatatatatatatatatatatatacacacacagtacaaaccaaaggtttggaaacattactatttttaatgtttttgaaagaagtttcttctgctcatcaagcctgcatttatttgatcaaaaatacagaaaacaaaaaaaaatcagctttgcatcacagaaataaatgataatttaaagtataataaatttaaaaacaattattttaaattgtaataatatatctcaatatttcatttttttctatatttttgatatacatatattggtacatatatatcggtatatattattattattattatttattttttttttggatgaaaacttgCAGGCTTGTGACtatcccattgactgccaagcaAATTACAATCAAGCTCCAGAAAAGAATGAAAGACATTGTCTGAATAgtccaaaatggcgctacagtGATGCAGATATAGAGGAGACAAATCTTtgaatattatattacaatagtattaataatatatatcaataatatatatacaaagtatttttttttcttcgcatacaaaaagtattcccaTCGATTCATAAGGTTAAAGTTGAACCACTGATAGCAGTTGGACTATTGACAttgacaatgtctttcatacttttctggactttgaatgtaatttaattggcagtctatgggacagtcacaagcctccctgttttcatccaaaatatcttaaattgggttctgaagacgaacaaagcttttacaggtttgaagCGACATGggggtgattaatgacaaaattttcattttggggtggagcatCCCTTTAATAACTGAAGAAATGCAGTCTGTTAAAAGGGTCCGTAGCTTGGAGTCGTGTGGACCACATTtactttggtcatttttgaccatTATAGTATAAATCACCATCCATTTTCTTTGTCTGGGAAAAGAGGAGCTTGCACATTCTACCTAACATCACTTATTTTCTTTGTATgaatgaagaaacaaaataatgCGGGTTGTAGTAACATGATTTCACAATTTGGGTGAACAATTTCAGTAATGCCTGATTCATGTGACAGCTGGATCCTTTATACGAATCAATATCCATCTGCGAGACAGACCTGAGTTCCATTGACAAAGCAATTAGCTCCACAGTGCCATTCTCTATAGCCTTCATTCATTCAAAGACTAACTGTTACAGGTCAATGGCTGTGTAGTACAGTTACTTAAGAGAGCACAGCAGGTGGCAACTATCGATCACTGCTAACTGACATTTCAGTGAACGGAGTCAAAGGGGCACGCACCTCATTGAAGTGAGTGTTGATATACTCTCGTGTGCGAAGGTGCAGATCAGTGCAGCCGATCTCCTCTGCAAATCTCGAGATGCCGATGACATTTGATGGCTCCAGGTTCTTCGTGAGGAAATCGCAGCACGCTTTGGCCACCTCTTCCATCTGATAGCGCATCGCAGTCAAGAGGACGTGAAGAACACACTTCTCGCCCACTGTTATACGGGAAGTGTAGGCAAAGTCAATGAGGCGGCTGATGACCTGAGGGCACACGTCTCGCAGGGTGACCTCCGAGGCATTGCATTCCTTGAAGTTACTGGTGAACATGGCTTTGAAGTAAGGACTGCAGGCAGCCAGCACCAGTTTATGCACCTGGGGAATGTAGACACTTGTTCATGGCtggggtaaaaaaaacaaacaaacctgaaACTAAATCATGAGAGCTGTATGTGCCGTGTtcttataattacaattaaatgccTTAACGTGTACTAACATAATTCTGCACTTGTAATGAGGACAATTTATCTTTGTGCACTGTAATTTGCAGTGCCAGGGAcatatcataaaaaaattaactataaCACGCTGAACCTGTTTCTTGATATTCAAGCAGTGAACACTATGTAGTTTACTATACTAAATACTAAAGAAAAGGGATGTGTTGATATTAAATCTAACTGataaaataaactcatttttgTATTGTTAAGGGCAATACCTGATTAATGGAtgatattaaaattctatactattttgtctaaattaaCTAAAATCACTAAAAACTATAAACCTACACGAATTTAGGCTTTTTTTTGAAGCACAAATTACACAGGCCCTTTTATAGCAataatttaatgctttttttgtgtaatatttaattttataaaaatctttgcttttgtACATTGCATAGAAAATATACACTATCATAAAGCAGTTTATGCTCAGTAAgttaaatagttttattcagcaaggaggcattaaattagaagttaaatatatttacattattgcaaaatgtttttatttcaaataaatgctgttcttttgaaccctggaaaaaaaaagattgttgaaCAACAAATGAGCATATTATAATAAGATcggagtaatgactgctggaaattcagctttgccatcacaggaataaattacattaacaaaatattaaaatagtcattttaaaatctaataacattataaaacatgCTTTTACTGTAGTAGCCTTAAACCTAAGAACTCTAGTGCATATGAatcttg from Carassius gibelio isolate Cgi1373 ecotype wild population from Czech Republic chromosome B2, carGib1.2-hapl.c, whole genome shotgun sequence encodes:
- the LOC127951117 gene encoding kelch-like ECH-associated protein 1A isoform X1, whose translation is MSRRMICPRKKRPIKDEDFSAIVVPSMRGHGYLDYTVESHPFRAMQIMDELRHHELLCDLVLHVTYKDKIVDFKVHKLVLAACSPYFKAMFTSNFKECNASEVTLRDVCPQVISRLIDFAYTSRITVGEKCVLHVLLTAMRYQMEEVAKACCDFLTKNLEPSNVIGISRFAEEIGCTDLHLRTREYINTHFNEVTKEEEFFSLSHCQLLELISQDSLKVLCESEVYKACIDWVRWDAESRAQYFHALLNAVHIYALPPTFLKRQLQSCPILSKANSCKDFLSKIFQEMALRKPLPPAPHRGTQLIYIAGGYKQHSLDSLEAFDPRKNVWIKLADMGSPCSGLGACVLFGLLYTVGGRNLSLQNNMESGSLSCYNPMTNQWTQLAPLNTPRNRVGVGVIDGSIYAVGGSHASTHHNSVERYDSETNRWTFVAPMSVARLGAGVIACGGSLYVVGGFDGDNRWNTVERYQPDTNTWQHVAPMNTVRSGLGVVCMDNYLYAVGGYDGQTQLKTMERYNVTRDVWEPMASMNHCRSAHGVTVYQCKIYALGGFNQGGFLSSVECYCPGSNVWTYVTDMPVGRSGMGVAVTMEPCPGILPEEDEEEEEEM
- the LOC127951117 gene encoding kelch-like ECH-associated protein 1A isoform X2, with the translated sequence MFTSNFKECNASEVTLRDVCPQVISRLIDFAYTSRITVGEKCVLHVLLTAMRYQMEEVAKACCDFLTKNLEPSNVIGISRFAEEIGCTDLHLRTREYINTHFNEVTKEEEFFSLSHCQLLELISQDSLKVLCESEVYKACIDWVRWDAESRAQYFHALLNAVHIYALPPTFLKRQLQSCPILSKANSCKDFLSKIFQEMALRKPLPPAPHRGTQLIYIAGGYKQHSLDSLEAFDPRKNVWIKLADMGSPCSGLGACVLFGLLYTVGGRNLSLQNNMESGSLSCYNPMTNQWTQLAPLNTPRNRVGVGVIDGSIYAVGGSHASTHHNSVERYDSETNRWTFVAPMSVARLGAGVIACGGSLYVVGGFDGDNRWNTVERYQPDTNTWQHVAPMNTVRSGLGVVCMDNYLYAVGGYDGQTQLKTMERYNVTRDVWEPMASMNHCRSAHGVTVYQCKIYALGGFNQGGFLSSVECYCPGSNVWTYVTDMPVGRSGMGVAVTMEPCPGILPEEDEEEEEEM